The following coding sequences are from one Mytilus trossulus isolate FHL-02 chromosome 8, PNRI_Mtr1.1.1.hap1, whole genome shotgun sequence window:
- the LOC134681038 gene encoding uncharacterized protein LOC134681038, translating into MMHSSDSNSENISPLSVLLPDESSCLLTDICIEREYFFVVDNVNRRVKRYRKDDNCLQDYIFLEDPCGICKLFLSSHIVVTEPCNKQLTYVSVEGNMILSSRRKTNKKYSAIRCLDETRLVVGCCELANASVDILDYTGKVHRTINSNEREYPLFVTPACLACFNEEYVVISDSGTRNVTCINKNDKVEWIIELKCSPSGVCVSKSGIVYICLYNENKIVTVDNIHNGNVAGSIDDIRLKNPLSISHSTGSLYITEEMPSDRIFQIQIDDPFEGRVVDLSNIHLITTTDH; encoded by the exons ATGATGCATTCGTCTGACAGTAATTCTGAGAACATATCTCCTCTAAGTGTACTATTGCCCGATGAAAGTTCATGTTTATTAACCGACATTTGCATAGAACGTGAATATTTCTTTGTTGTCGATAATGTTAACAGACGGGTCAAACGTTATAGGAAAGATGATAATTGCTTGCAGGACTACATCTTCTTAGAAGATCCATGTGGaatttgcaaattatttttatcttcTCATATCGTAGTCACAGAACCATGCAATAAACAATTGACGTATGTTAGCGTAGAGGGTAATATGATCCTCAGTTCTCGAAGGAAgactaataaaaaatatagtgcAATCCGCTGCTTGGACGAAACAAGGCTTGTGGTTGGTTGTTGTGAACTGGCCAATGCTTCCGTTGACATACTAGATTATACTGGGAAAGTCCACCGGACTATAAATAGCAATGAGAGAGAATATCCCCTCTTTGTAACACCTGCCTGCTTGGCTTGTTTCAACGAGGAATATGTAGTTATTTCTGATTCAGGAACAAGGAATGTGACgtgtataaacaaaaatgataaagttgaaTGGATTATTGAACTCAAATGTTCCCCAAGTGGTGTTTGTGTGTCCAAATCAGGAATTGTGTACATTTGTTtgtacaatgaaaataaaattgtgacGGTAGATAATATACATAATGGTAATGTTGCAGGAAGTATAGACGATATTAGATTAAAAAATCCACTCTCAATCAGTCATTCAACTGGAAGTTTGTACATTACAGAGGAAATGCCGAGTGATAGAATATTCCAAATTCAG ATTGATGACCCATTTGAAGGAAGAGTGGTAGATCTTTCCAACATTCATCTCATTACAACGACGGACCACTAG